One Littorina saxatilis isolate snail1 linkage group LG10, US_GU_Lsax_2.0, whole genome shotgun sequence DNA window includes the following coding sequences:
- the LOC138977801 gene encoding uncharacterized protein, with protein MVYLVMLCACSALSVLLTVLVLSLHHRPDSLPLTKRARVFVRLIGPRVRVRKSSSSLRETSLAGVAPAENSCDMVSPVEQAGGARFAKFYGRQEDMVGRSGSAEMTWRDVAAACDFLFSRFFLVVIAASTLVFFVVMTV; from the coding sequence ATGGTCTACCTGGTGATGCTCTGCGCATGCTCCGCGCTCTCCGTGCTCCTCACCGTCCTGGTGCTCTCCCTTCACCACAGGCCCGATTCTCTCCCTTTGACAAAGAGAGCTCGCGTTTTCGTTCGACTAATTGGCCCCAGAGTGCGTGTGAGAAAAAGCAGTTCTTCCCTACGAGAAACTTCATTGGCTGGTGTTGCGCCTGCAGAGAACTCCTGCGACATGGTGTCGCCTGTAGAGCAGGCTGGAGGCGCTCGCTTTGCTAAATTCTACGGCCGACAGGAAGATATGGTGGGAAGGTCAGGGTCAGCGGAAATGACGTGGCGTGACGTAGCTGCGGCCTGCGACTTCCTGTTTTCACGCTTTTTCCTGGTGGTCATTGCAGCTTCAACTTTGGTATTCTTTGTCGTCATGACTGTTTGA